In bacterium, the genomic window CTCCTCCTCGACCGGCGAACGGCGCACCGGTCGGAGCCGGTTGAACACGCCGTCGCCCCGGTCGGACGCGGTGCCGCGCCGGCGCGCGCGACGCCCGGCGACCGCGGAACCGCGGGCGTCCGCCTTCGGCTCCCATGACGCGGTCGACGCCGGCGGCATGAGGCCATGGTCACGCGGCGCATTCAACGTATCCACCCAACCGCAATCTCTCCGGCCGACTCGAGCGGCCCGAACTCCCGGCGATCTGCGGAGACAAGCCTCCCCTGTCGCACTCTCGCGAGGCCCCCCGCGAATGCGTCGGCGCATGACAGTCGATACGACGCCTTCAGCCTTCCGGCTTCACGCATCAACGCCGGCGAGATGCGGTCTTCCAGGACGATCGGGAGCCGCCGCACGTCGTCGAGCATCTCGTCGGCCAGCCTTTGACCCCCCTTGCGATAAAAGAGATAGTAGGCCTCCCCAAGATGGATCCGGTGCAGACGCACAACAGTCTGATCGCCGGCACCTGCCAGCAACTCCTCGACCGCATCGCGGCCCGGTTCATCGTATAGGAAGGCAAGAATGGCGCTGGAATCGAGCACGAATACGGCCGCCATGACCTAACGCTCCCGGCTGATCTCCTGGGCCTTCTGCGCCAGGAACTCCTCGACCGTGCCGCCGGTGTCCTCGCAGGGTCGCCCGGACGTATGCTGGAATCGGACCGTCGTCGGATGGCCCGCGTCGCCTCACTCGGATACGGTGGAAAGGGTGAAACACGGGGCACGAACAGCGGAGACCGGATGATCATCGGCATCGGCACGGAGACGCGAACCGGAGAACAGCGCGTTGCAGTGATTCCCAGCACCGTTCCCATCCTCACCAAGGCCGGCCATCAGGTGCTTGTGGAGGCAGGGGCGGGGACGGGGGCAGGTTACTCCGACGCCCGGTACGCCGAGCACGGCGCCCGGATGGCGCCGGCGCGGGCGGATGTGTTCG contains:
- a CDS encoding PIN domain-containing protein codes for the protein MAAVFVLDSSAILAFLYDEPGRDAVEELLAGAGDQTVVRLHRIHLGEAYYLFYRKGGQRLADEMLDDVRRLPIVLEDRISPALMREAGRLKASYRLSCADAFAGGLARVRQGRLVSADRREFGPLESAGEIAVGWIR